The following is a genomic window from Amycolatopsis sp. BJA-103.
GCGAGGCGAGCGGCCCGCCCCGGTGGGCCTGCGGCGCCCCCGGCAGGATGATGCTCCGCATCGCCACGACGAACCCGGCCAAGTCCTCGGCCAGCGGCGCTGGCTTGCTCAGCGCTCCCGCCTCGGGGTTCTGCCCTGCCAGCCATCGGTACACCGACCAAGGCCATGGATACCCCTCACCCGGCTCCCCAGCCGCCAACACCTGCGGGATGGCTGTGGGCAGGTAGGGCGCGAGACGTGGCAGCCACTCCTGCTCCAGCGCCACATCTGCGGTGCCACCCTTCACCAGCGGCAGTCGCACCGCCAAGCTCTCGCCCAGCCGATACATGGCATTGACCGTGCCACCGGACGGAAACCGCTCTACGGCCAGCCCCGCCCACTGCGGGAACTGCCCTGCGATCAGGCGCCGGACGAGGTCGTCGTCGATGGACTGCTGATCAGGATGCATCTGCCTCGTGCTCATCGATGCCATTC
Proteins encoded in this region:
- a CDS encoding aminoglycoside phosphotransferase family protein, whose product is MSTRQMHPDQQSIDDDLVRRLIAGQFPQWAGLAVERFPSGGTVNAMYRLGESLAVRLPLVKGGTADVALEQEWLPRLAPYLPTAIPQVLAAGEPGEGYPWPWSVYRWLAGQNPEAGALSKPAPLAEDLAGFVVAMRSIILPGAPQAHRGGPLASLDTATRAAIEKLRGLPEEGVDCDAAAAAWEHALRAPAWGGPPVWLHADLMPGNLLVDDGRLTAVIDFGCAGVGDPACDLFPAWNLLPADAREVFRQALDVDDATWTRGRGRTLSQALIALPYYRDTNPAMAHNARHVIRTALQER